Proteins from one Montipora capricornis isolate CH-2021 unplaced genomic scaffold, ASM3666992v2 scaffold_476, whole genome shotgun sequence genomic window:
- the LOC138036302 gene encoding uncharacterized protein, producing MPSSLLLNSELFNTYKNHTTLKGLVGIFPSGAITFISQLYRGSMSDREIVEWSGILDLPFTEGDSVMADKGFTISDILPLGVSLNIPPFLGTSTQMPPEDVVRTQEIARLRIHVERAINKIKNFHIWDSVIPLNLFGVENQMWSVCAFLCNIQDPILTS from the coding sequence ATGCCCAGTAGCTTGTTGCTGAATAGTGAGTTATTCAATACCTACAAGAATCATACTACACTAAAGGGGCTAGTGGGAATCTTTCCATCTGGTGCCATTACATTCATAAGCCAACTGTATAGAGGTAGTATGTCAGACAGAGAAATTGTAGAATGGTCAGGCATACTTGACCTGCCATTTACTGAAGGAGACTCTGTGATGGCAGATAAAGGTTTTACTATAAGTGACATCTTACCTTTAGGTGTGTCTTTGAACATTCCACCATTCCTGGGAACATCCACACAAATGCCCCCGGAAGATGTTGTAAGAACTCAGGAGATTGCACGACTGCGTATCCATGTTGAACGggcaattaataaaattaagaaTTTCCATATATGGGATAGCGTTATCCCACTGAATCTCTTTGGTGTTGAAAATCAAATGTGGTCTGTTTGTGCATTTCTCTGCAACATTCAAGACCCTATCTTAACAAGCTGA